The following coding sequences are from one Oryzisolibacter sp. LB2S window:
- the pbpC gene encoding penicillin-binding protein 1C, with translation MRRAAVALWLAAAALRAWALPGFDEVRADFRSSETLVLSREGEVIQRLRTDAKVRRGQWLRLGEISPALRQALLLSEDRRFYEHSGVDWAAVSAAAWANLWHERTRGASTITMQLAGLLDEDWRAGSGGRSVAQKLGQAVAAKRLERHWRKDQILEAYLNLVPFRGEIVGLDALSRTLFGKAAHGLDAREAAVAAALVRAPNARPAQVARRACGVLRDMDKGADCETLALFTAGALERRAWDASEGIAPHFARQLLRQSTVRAEGGAPQRLHSSISAPLQRVARQALERQLRELHGRHVEDGALVVLDNATGEVLAWVGSSGPLSRAAEVDAVLAPRQPGSTLKPFLYAQAIAERRLTAASLIHDSPAQIPTAGGLYMPQNYDRRFSGWVSVRQALAASLNVPAVRTLVMVTPDAFFEQLRRLGLPLAESGGYYGYSLALGSSEVRLLELTNAYRALANGGRLGPVAYTVTAPGRRAPFTQAIDAGAAFIVGDMLADAQARVPTFGADSVLNTRFWTAVKTGTSKDMRDNWALGWSARYTVGVWVGNAGGGPMHEVSGISGAAPVWAEVMAHLHRREASAAPRPPAGLVHQPVRFAEGLESARQEWFLRGTEQAVFTMNSEAASAYAASAGGQKSFKPMAADQAGGPARIVAPAPGSVLALDPDIPPAHQRLQLRAAGATPGLRWYIDGRPVGRGAQQAWPPWPGRHRLELRDARGRLLDRLQFEVRGAGVRGG, from the coding sequence ATGCGCCGGGCGGCCGTCGCCCTCTGGCTCGCGGCGGCGGCCCTGCGCGCCTGGGCGCTGCCGGGCTTTGACGAGGTGCGCGCGGACTTTCGCTCGTCCGAGACCCTGGTGCTCTCGCGCGAAGGCGAGGTGATCCAGCGCCTGCGCACCGACGCAAAGGTGCGCCGCGGCCAGTGGCTGCGGCTTGGAGAGATCTCGCCCGCGCTGCGCCAGGCGCTGCTGCTCAGCGAGGACCGGCGCTTCTACGAGCACAGCGGCGTGGACTGGGCTGCGGTGTCGGCCGCGGCCTGGGCCAATCTGTGGCATGAGCGCACGCGCGGCGCCTCCACCATCACCATGCAGCTCGCGGGCCTGCTCGACGAGGACTGGCGCGCGGGCAGCGGCGGGCGCAGCGTGGCGCAAAAGCTCGGCCAGGCCGTGGCCGCAAAGCGGCTCGAGCGCCACTGGCGCAAGGACCAGATCCTCGAGGCCTATCTGAACCTGGTGCCGTTTCGCGGCGAGATCGTGGGGCTGGACGCGCTCTCGCGCACGCTGTTCGGCAAGGCCGCCCATGGCCTGGACGCGCGCGAGGCCGCCGTGGCCGCGGCCCTGGTGCGTGCGCCCAATGCCAGGCCGGCGCAGGTCGCGCGGCGTGCCTGCGGCGTGCTGCGCGACATGGACAAGGGCGCCGACTGCGAGACGCTCGCGCTGTTCACCGCAGGCGCGCTCGAGCGCCGCGCCTGGGACGCGAGCGAGGGCATCGCCCCGCATTTCGCGCGCCAGCTGCTGCGCCAGAGCACTGTGCGCGCAGAGGGCGGCGCGCCGCAGCGCCTGCACTCGTCGATCAGTGCGCCGCTGCAGCGCGTGGCGCGGCAGGCCTTGGAGCGCCAGCTGCGCGAGCTGCACGGGCGCCATGTGGAGGACGGCGCGCTCGTGGTGCTGGACAACGCCACGGGCGAGGTGCTGGCCTGGGTGGGCTCGTCCGGCCCCCTGAGCCGCGCGGCCGAGGTCGATGCCGTGCTCGCGCCGCGCCAGCCCGGCTCCACGCTCAAGCCCTTTCTGTACGCCCAGGCGATCGCCGAGCGGCGCCTGACGGCCGCCTCGCTCATTCACGACTCGCCCGCGCAGATTCCCACGGCCGGTGGCCTGTACATGCCGCAGAACTACGACCGGCGTTTTAGCGGCTGGGTGTCGGTGCGCCAGGCGCTCGCGGCCTCGCTCAACGTGCCGGCCGTGCGCACCCTGGTCATGGTCACGCCCGATGCCTTCTTCGAGCAGCTGCGGCGCCTGGGCCTGCCGCTGGCCGAGTCGGGCGGCTACTACGGCTACAGCCTGGCCCTGGGCAGCAGCGAGGTGCGGCTCCTTGAGCTGACCAACGCCTACCGGGCGCTGGCCAACGGCGGGCGCCTGGGGCCCGTGGCCTACACCGTCACCGCGCCCGGCAGGCGCGCGCCGTTCACGCAGGCGATCGATGCGGGCGCGGCCTTCATCGTGGGCGACATGCTGGCGGACGCGCAGGCGCGCGTGCCCACCTTCGGCGCGGACAGCGTGCTCAACACGCGCTTTTGGACGGCCGTGAAGACCGGCACCAGCAAGGACATGCGCGACAACTGGGCCCTGGGCTGGTCGGCGCGCTACACCGTGGGCGTGTGGGTGGGCAACGCGGGCGGCGGCCCCATGCACGAGGTCAGCGGCATCAGCGGCGCCGCGCCCGTCTGGGCCGAGGTGATGGCCCACCTGCACCGGCGCGAGGCCAGCGCCGCACCGCGGCCGCCGGCCGGCCTGGTGCACCAGCCGGTGCGGTTTGCCGAAGGACTCGAGAGCGCGCGCCAGGAATGGTTTCTGCGTGGCACGGAGCAGGCCGTTTTCACTATGAATAGTGAAGCTGCCAGCGCTTATGCAGCAAGTGCTGGAGGCCAAAAAAGCTTCAAACCCATGGCCGCCGATCAGGCCGGTGGCCCGGCGCGCATCGTGGCACCTGCGCCGGGCAGCGTGCTGGCGCTGGACCCGGACATACCGCCCGCGCACCAGCGCCTGCAGCTGCGGGCCGCGGGCGCCACACCCGGGCTGCGCTGGTACATCGACGGCCGGCCCGTGGGCCGCGGCGCGCAACAGGCCTGGCCGCCCTGGCCCGGCCGCCACCGGCTGGAGCTGCGCGACGCGCGTGGCCGGCTGCTCGACCGGCTGCAGTTCGAGGTGCGCGGCGCGGGCGTGCGCGGCGGTTGA
- a CDS encoding methylglyoxal synthase has product MRMGLAANRLHHQTEDAALFALLRACEAGMRELDLGLHAVGRTYDAIAAAGMLRGHAPLLRYPYGRDGGLMKLVAEVVGMAEPGRTLDGAIYLIDPVDPSSIFPEALALKRQCVIHGKPFLSTVASARDWVEMERVHAGLAPDRHADRFHDHGTQTLALIAHDAMKATMLDFAARNFDLLSRFGRRVATGTTGQRLNELAWSRGWPADQPWVDRFNSGPLGGDAQIADLVLERRCQRAIFFEDPHVARQHEADIQLLERAVATATHDAVCTTSPRVAQRWCDAALLRARAVER; this is encoded by the coding sequence ATGCGCATGGGCCTGGCCGCCAACCGCCTGCACCATCAGACCGAGGACGCCGCGTTGTTCGCCCTGCTGCGCGCCTGCGAAGCGGGCATGCGCGAGCTCGACCTCGGCCTGCATGCCGTGGGCCGAACCTATGACGCGATCGCCGCCGCCGGCATGCTGCGCGGCCATGCGCCGCTGCTGCGCTACCCCTATGGGCGCGACGGGGGGCTCATGAAGCTCGTGGCCGAGGTGGTGGGCATGGCGGAGCCGGGCCGCACGCTCGATGGCGCCATCTACCTCATCGACCCCGTGGACCCCTCGTCCATCTTCCCCGAGGCGCTGGCGCTCAAGCGCCAATGCGTGATCCACGGCAAGCCCTTTCTGTCCACCGTGGCCAGCGCGCGCGACTGGGTGGAGATGGAGCGCGTGCATGCCGGCCTGGCCCCCGACCGCCATGCCGACCGCTTTCACGACCATGGCACTCAGACCCTGGCGCTGATCGCGCACGACGCGATGAAGGCCACCATGCTCGACTTTGCCGCGCGCAACTTCGATCTGCTCTCGCGCTTTGGCCGGCGCGTGGCCACGGGCACCACGGGCCAGCGCCTCAACGAACTGGCCTGGAGCCGCGGCTGGCCCGCGGACCAGCCCTGGGTGGATCGCTTCAACAGCGGGCCGCTGGGCGGCGACGCGCAGATCGCCGATCTGGTGCTCGAGCGCCGCTGCCAGCGCGCCATCTTCTTCGAGGACCCGCATGTGGCGCGCCAGCACGAGGCCGACATCCAGCTGCTCGAGCGCGCCGTGGCCACGGCCACGCATGACGCCGTGTGCACCACCTCGCCCCGGGTCGCGCAGCGCTGGTGCGATGCGGCGCTCCTGCGCGCCAGGGCCGTGGAGCGCTGA